In Acaryochloris marina S15, a single genomic region encodes these proteins:
- a CDS encoding G8 domain-containing protein, with protein MADNQIASSSLDNSFGTTTKVDTNSGLITLANVTSGMSPSTSVDQSSSTTSIQQQNLVDDPSVVGTSSIDGMPQMLTHSSSGPLAHPNDSGKQHTHSALLDLVSHAQATHIAIRSGSWFDPNTWQGGRIPQDGAHVLIQEGTSVTYNQESDARLETIRVDGELKFAHNVDTKLLVDTFVVAPSGELFIGTQNNPVKAGVKTQIIFTAEGAIDTSWDPTQLSRGLISHGKVRIYGAEKSDFLALNGDVSAGDNFLVFKEAPQGWRVGDQIALGGTNHRYGGSDANNSRFQDEELTITRIDGNRVYFTNNDIASGDNTVLRYDHHLPDIAEKGQLQLYAANLTRNISFTTENANSVPLQQRAHVMFMHNPDVVVSNAGFYDLGRSDKSQVVDDPGTNVDGSLGRGTNTRGRYGLHVHRTGAHDSPAVLQGNAVVGTPGWGIVHHDSHAVLKDNVVFDVVGAGIVAESGNETGLWQNNLTIKTTGVNWDNINQTKDLREKLFDLGFRGEGFWVQGAAQVAMIDNVAISANDAGITLFGDTLHPEDDFRDKTTISVDSLPADIRALIAPPGQTEVDVTDIPLRQLTGFQSYNTRDGISLWAHKTNFDGQLQLDSPDLRTAHNLVSTIDDFQVWGVRGTGVKIQYSSYTDIKNGLIVGDPSDPDGRGIFSNHASFNLNFDRLKVIGFEEGLKLESLNQDKDFISSSITNSQFRHNIYNLSAIGGNPINLGRLPDDFPAYFQIINTTFDTPSNNAAPVAKFNHSVVGGLAFSFDARGSYDTDPLKAEGATLSRDLPSNAIAAYGWDFNNDGKVDKFGRQVSYHFDQAGSQNVTLTVWDNQGASKSLTKTINVQPANYRNPFVNGYFSDASSFGEPYKTTSAGADLGWFATSGVRHDANIRSGAAILSNTSHNSAGIAQVVYDGKIRKGKQTLGLRLKNTEGDGKLNNDIEISLWGVNGQFKSNIWEKADPYQVGTLPMQRAKLTDVTLGGQNFDWKGFQWNVDLKNGYDYLLVQVNSRGTSNVGDFVGIDNVKLFGDGFSTPTASSIPNGDNRYFIEGAATNDRLVGSDRNQVIEGEDGNDTLKGSGGDDKLFGSHGEDELRGDDGNDELYGENGNDFLVGGSGNDRLNGGNGNDSLVGWDGNDNLYGADGVDKLYGGNGNDTLNGGVGNDELRGDRNNDKLYGSDGNDLLYGSTGDDSLYGGLNNDYLSGGSGKDRLVGDEGQDRLSGGDGDDSLSGGAGNDELRGDDGNDSLYGDIGNDFLGGGEGNDTLSGSKNNDTLAGWRGDDKLYGGDDQDKLNGGDGNDTLNGDQGDDQLFGSNGLDLLNGGLGDDTLDGGQGDDTLAGQEGNDSLYGASGRDKVYGDGGNDILRGGFGNDKLGGGIGNDYLVGDQDNDTLWGGDGSDTLDGGSGSDSLDGNAGNDVLKGNDGNDTLYGANGADTLIGGRGNDTLYGGNSNDRLLGVDTSSSRAGRGEIDELKDWDGRNVFVLGDDRQVFYNDGNDGTSGTNDYAVIKGFDASRGDKIQLHGQAFNYHLGSAPSGMQSGTAIYLETAGTNELVAIVAYANKLNLSESIFTYV; from the coding sequence ATGGCTGACAATCAAATCGCATCTTCTTCCCTAGACAATAGTTTTGGAACCACCACAAAAGTTGATACCAACTCTGGATTAATCACCCTTGCAAACGTAACTTCAGGGATGTCCCCTTCAACCTCTGTTGATCAAAGTTCTTCAACTACATCTATCCAACAACAAAATCTTGTTGATGACCCTTCAGTTGTTGGCACTTCAAGCATAGATGGGATGCCACAGATGCTAACGCATTCTTCTTCTGGGCCTTTAGCTCACCCTAATGATTCTGGTAAACAGCACACTCACTCCGCCTTATTGGACCTTGTTTCTCACGCCCAAGCTACCCATATCGCGATTAGAAGTGGATCTTGGTTTGACCCCAATACATGGCAAGGTGGCAGAATTCCACAAGATGGTGCTCACGTTCTAATCCAAGAGGGAACCTCGGTTACGTATAACCAAGAAAGTGATGCCCGTTTGGAAACCATCAGGGTTGATGGAGAATTGAAGTTTGCCCATAACGTAGATACCAAACTGCTGGTTGATACTTTTGTAGTTGCACCCTCAGGAGAACTCTTTATTGGCACACAAAATAATCCTGTGAAAGCTGGGGTTAAAACCCAAATTATCTTCACTGCAGAAGGTGCAATAGATACCAGTTGGGATCCGACACAACTCAGTCGAGGCCTGATCAGCCACGGTAAGGTTCGGATATATGGAGCTGAAAAAAGTGATTTTCTGGCTTTAAATGGAGATGTTTCGGCAGGCGATAATTTTCTCGTTTTTAAAGAGGCTCCTCAAGGATGGCGTGTTGGTGACCAAATTGCTTTAGGGGGGACCAATCACAGATATGGTGGTTCTGATGCTAACAACTCTCGATTCCAGGATGAGGAACTGACCATTACTCGTATTGATGGCAATCGAGTTTACTTTACTAATAACGATATTGCTTCTGGGGATAACACGGTTCTCCGTTATGATCACCATCTTCCCGATATTGCTGAGAAAGGACAGTTACAGCTATATGCTGCGAATCTAACCCGCAACATTAGCTTCACGACAGAAAATGCAAATTCTGTTCCGCTTCAGCAACGTGCCCATGTGATGTTCATGCATAACCCTGATGTGGTGGTGAGCAATGCTGGCTTTTATGATTTAGGACGTTCAGATAAGAGTCAAGTTGTTGATGATCCTGGGACCAATGTTGATGGTTCCTTAGGAAGAGGGACAAACACTCGAGGTCGTTATGGGCTGCACGTTCACCGTACCGGGGCTCATGATTCTCCAGCAGTACTGCAGGGTAATGCTGTAGTAGGGACACCAGGCTGGGGTATTGTGCACCATGATAGTCATGCAGTGCTTAAAGATAACGTTGTTTTCGATGTCGTTGGAGCCGGTATTGTTGCTGAATCAGGCAATGAAACGGGGCTGTGGCAGAATAACCTAACCATCAAAACAACAGGAGTTAATTGGGACAATATTAATCAAACCAAAGACCTGAGAGAAAAGTTATTTGACCTTGGTTTTAGAGGCGAAGGCTTTTGGGTTCAAGGTGCTGCTCAAGTTGCCATGATCGACAATGTAGCAATTAGTGCGAACGATGCAGGCATTACCCTGTTTGGGGATACACTTCACCCTGAAGATGATTTTCGGGATAAAACCACAATTTCAGTTGATTCACTGCCAGCTGATATCCGGGCATTGATTGCTCCCCCTGGTCAAACAGAAGTGGATGTGACCGATATCCCTTTGCGCCAACTAACAGGGTTTCAGAGTTATAACACCAGGGACGGTATCTCTTTATGGGCGCATAAAACTAACTTTGATGGTCAACTACAGCTTGATAGTCCTGATCTGAGAACTGCTCATAATTTGGTCTCCACGATTGATGATTTTCAAGTGTGGGGCGTTCGAGGAACAGGAGTCAAAATTCAATATAGTTCATACACTGATATTAAAAATGGATTGATTGTGGGTGATCCGAGCGATCCTGATGGACGTGGGATTTTTTCAAATCATGCTTCTTTTAATCTCAATTTCGATCGATTGAAAGTTATTGGGTTTGAGGAAGGCCTCAAACTTGAATCTCTCAATCAGGATAAGGACTTTATTAGTTCTTCTATTACCAATAGCCAATTTCGGCATAATATCTACAATCTGTCGGCTATTGGAGGCAATCCGATCAATTTAGGTCGGCTTCCCGATGACTTCCCAGCCTATTTCCAAATCATTAATACAACTTTTGATACCCCGAGTAATAATGCTGCACCCGTCGCTAAATTTAATCACAGTGTGGTAGGTGGATTAGCATTTTCCTTTGATGCAAGGGGTTCCTATGATACTGATCCCTTGAAAGCAGAAGGAGCAACTCTATCTAGAGATTTACCTAGTAATGCTATTGCAGCCTACGGCTGGGACTTTAATAACGATGGCAAAGTTGATAAATTTGGTCGCCAAGTGAGTTACCACTTTGACCAAGCTGGTTCGCAAAATGTGACGCTGACTGTTTGGGATAACCAAGGTGCCTCTAAGTCTCTAACTAAAACAATTAATGTACAGCCTGCGAACTATCGTAATCCCTTTGTTAATGGTTATTTTAGTGATGCTTCGTCCTTTGGTGAACCCTATAAAACAACTAGTGCAGGCGCAGATCTAGGCTGGTTTGCAACCAGCGGAGTTAGACATGACGCCAATATCAGAAGTGGTGCAGCTATTTTATCCAATACATCACACAACAGTGCAGGGATAGCCCAAGTTGTGTATGACGGCAAGATTCGAAAAGGGAAACAAACCCTAGGTCTGAGACTTAAAAATACCGAAGGAGATGGCAAACTCAATAATGATATTGAGATTTCTCTTTGGGGGGTGAATGGCCAGTTTAAAAGCAATATCTGGGAAAAAGCTGACCCTTACCAGGTTGGAACTTTACCGATGCAGCGAGCAAAACTTACTGATGTGACTTTAGGAGGGCAAAATTTCGACTGGAAAGGGTTTCAGTGGAATGTTGATCTCAAAAATGGTTACGATTATTTGCTTGTTCAGGTTAATTCTAGGGGAACAAGCAATGTAGGAGATTTTGTCGGTATCGACAACGTAAAGTTGTTTGGGGATGGTTTTTCAACACCCACTGCATCTTCTATCCCAAATGGTGATAATCGATACTTTATTGAAGGTGCTGCCACCAATGACCGCTTAGTAGGGAGCGACCGCAATCAGGTCATTGAAGGTGAAGATGGCAATGACACTCTGAAAGGAAGTGGGGGTGACGACAAGCTATTTGGTAGCCATGGGGAAGACGAATTAAGAGGAGATGATGGCAATGATGAACTATACGGTGAAAATGGCAATGATTTCCTCGTAGGTGGTTCAGGGAATGACCGTTTGAATGGTGGCAATGGTAATGACTCTCTTGTCGGTTGGGATGGTAACGATAACCTCTATGGTGCCGATGGGGTTGACAAGCTATACGGAGGTAACGGCAACGACACCTTAAATGGTGGTGTTGGGAATGATGAACTTCGTGGTGATAGGAATAATGACAAACTCTATGGTAGTGACGGGAATGATTTGCTATACGGTTCCACTGGCGATGACAGCCTTTACGGTGGCCTAAACAACGACTATCTTTCTGGTGGATCGGGTAAAGATAGACTGGTGGGAGATGAGGGTCAAGATCGCCTTTCTGGCGGAGATGGTGATGATAGTCTTAGTGGCGGAGCAGGTAATGATGAACTTCGTGGTGATGATGGGAATGACTCTCTATATGGAGATATAGGGAATGACTTTCTCGGTGGTGGTGAAGGTAATGACACGTTATCTGGTAGTAAAAATAACGATACATTAGCTGGCTGGCGTGGTGATGACAAACTCTATGGGGGCGATGATCAAGACAAACTGAATGGCGGTGATGGTAATGACACGTTGAATGGAGACCAAGGAGATGATCAACTGTTTGGGAGTAATGGCCTAGATTTACTCAACGGTGGCTTAGGAGATGACACCTTAGATGGAGGACAAGGAGATGATACCCTTGCTGGTCAAGAGGGAAATGACTCCTTGTATGGAGCTTCTGGTCGAGACAAAGTTTATGGTGATGGGGGAAATGACATATTGAGAGGTGGTTTTGGTAACGATAAATTGGGGGGCGGTATCGGCAACGATTATCTCGTAGGTGATCAGGATAACGACACCCTTTGGGGTGGTGATGGAAGCGATACCCTTGATGGCGGTAGTGGAAGCGACTCCTTGGATGGCAATGCGGGAAATGATGTCCTCAAAGGTAATGATGGTAATGACACTCTCTATGGGGCGAATGGCGCGGATACACTTATAGGCGGTCGTGGTAACGATACCCTATATGGTGGGAACTCAAATGACCGACTCCTAGGTGTTGATACCAGTAGCTCACGAGCTGGCCGAGGCGAGATAGATGAGCTCAAAGACTGGGATGGTAGAAATGTTTTTGTTCTGGGTGATGACCGTCAAGTGTTCTATAACGATGGAAACGATGGTACGTCGGGAACGAATGACTATGCTGTCATAAAAGGTTTTGATGCGTCTCGGGGCGACAAAATTCAGTTGCATGGTCAGGCATTTAATTATCATTTGGGTTCTGCACCATCTGGTATGCAGTCGGGCACTGCAATTTACCTGGAAACTGCAGGTACAAATGAGTTAGTGGCGATTGTTGCTTATGCCAACAAACTCAACTTATCTGAAAGCATATTTACTTACGTCTAA
- a CDS encoding ISKra4 family transposase codes for MEYELRVIVEKVSVTSQEVIQRDTLKVYDIAPPASILELGLRHEEQISLLEKVQNSLLAAQSKLIDTGYDRCPRCGQKLNKRGFTKSKFHAVFTDHKVGIQKHKCTNPECNWQSTPSTAYVFGTSIHPDLAKLQCEQGAMYSFRKAETNLNKMTVHRRPVNNHTNIKLLTNEVGAVIAQENLEPAAVVEDGLSTPELILQADGGHIPTKDKDKRSFEALYAVAYRPENIIPLDNHHRQIENKSCAVSAKDDGLSTMKIYTLNAARKQGMTEETQVTALADGAQNCWTVILSLAPHCNSLLCILDWFHIAMRFQNVRGAEDDAFKETLEGVKWKLWHGKSDEALKKLKLLMTNITDSKKRLKLKKLYNYLENNQAYLVNYEERDQQGLSYTSQVAESHIDTIINDRYKRTKKMQWTHDGAHNVLQIRGLVECNEWADRWQAPVLRALVGAA; via the coding sequence TTGGAGTACGAATTACGAGTCATTGTTGAGAAGGTATCAGTCACTTCACAAGAAGTAATTCAGCGCGATACGCTCAAAGTCTATGACATTGCTCCTCCAGCATCGATTTTAGAATTAGGGTTGCGCCACGAAGAACAAATATCTCTCCTTGAAAAAGTTCAGAATTCACTCTTAGCTGCTCAATCAAAACTCATTGATACGGGCTATGATAGGTGCCCTAGATGTGGCCAGAAACTCAATAAACGAGGATTTACTAAGTCCAAATTCCATGCGGTTTTTACAGACCACAAAGTAGGGATTCAAAAGCACAAGTGCACGAATCCCGAATGCAACTGGCAAAGTACCCCCTCAACGGCCTATGTATTTGGCACCTCAATCCACCCAGATTTAGCGAAATTGCAATGTGAACAAGGGGCCATGTACAGCTTCCGTAAGGCTGAGACTAACCTAAATAAAATGACGGTTCACCGGCGTCCAGTCAATAACCATACCAATATCAAACTGCTCACGAATGAAGTGGGTGCAGTCATAGCTCAAGAGAATCTTGAACCCGCCGCAGTCGTTGAGGATGGTCTTAGCACCCCAGAATTGATCCTCCAAGCTGATGGGGGGCACATTCCGACTAAGGATAAAGATAAACGCAGCTTTGAAGCCTTATATGCTGTGGCCTATCGACCAGAGAACATCATCCCTTTGGACAACCATCATCGTCAGATTGAAAATAAAAGCTGTGCTGTCTCAGCTAAAGATGACGGCCTATCCACGATGAAAATCTACACCCTTAATGCAGCCCGCAAGCAGGGAATGACCGAGGAGACACAGGTTACTGCTCTAGCGGATGGAGCCCAAAATTGCTGGACAGTGATTTTAAGCTTGGCTCCCCACTGCAACAGCCTTCTGTGTATTTTGGATTGGTTTCATATTGCCATGCGATTTCAAAATGTTAGAGGGGCGGAAGATGATGCTTTCAAAGAAACCTTGGAGGGAGTGAAATGGAAATTGTGGCATGGCAAATCGGATGAGGCGTTAAAAAAATTAAAGCTACTGATGACCAATATTACTGATTCAAAGAAACGCTTAAAACTCAAAAAGTTGTATAACTATTTAGAGAATAATCAAGCCTATCTGGTGAATTATGAAGAACGAGATCAACAGGGCCTAAGTTACACCAGTCAAGTTGCAGAATCACATATCGATACGATTATCAATGACCGATATAAACGGACAAAGAAAATGCAGTGGACCCATGATGGAGCCCATAATGTATTGCAGATTAGAGGACTAGTTGAATGCAACGAATGGGCCGATAGGTGGCAGGCCCCCGTATTAAGGGCATTAGTGGGTGCAGCATAA
- a CDS encoding sulfotransferase, with protein sequence MKSAIKKAIFNYRKATWRSRNLPDFMIIGAQKSGTSSLYYYLSQHSQISPSYVKEVHFFDGGLKPDFDNFKQGQSWYLSHFPRAGKTVKNQKTFDSSPLYIFNPIVPKRISEIIPKAKLIAILRNPTERAISHYFYEKKLGYESLPIMDALLAEEERLKPILEQQDYKHTNFIHFSYKSRGHYYDQIKRYLNYFSMSNILFINSAMLFSHPEITLRRVFNFIGVDDDFFVKDLHACNVSQNRTKVAANIYEYLDNYYYSQNHLLYKLIGENFGW encoded by the coding sequence ATGAAGTCAGCTATAAAAAAAGCAATATTTAATTACCGAAAAGCCACTTGGCGTTCACGGAATCTACCAGATTTCATGATAATTGGAGCACAGAAATCTGGGACCTCTAGTTTGTACTACTACTTAAGTCAACATAGTCAGATTTCACCATCTTATGTCAAAGAAGTTCACTTTTTTGATGGTGGTTTAAAGCCAGATTTTGATAATTTCAAACAAGGTCAATCTTGGTACCTATCACATTTTCCAAGAGCAGGTAAAACTGTCAAAAACCAGAAAACTTTTGATTCTTCTCCGTTATATATTTTCAATCCAATTGTCCCAAAACGAATTTCTGAAATTATTCCTAAAGCAAAGCTAATTGCTATTCTGAGAAATCCTACAGAACGAGCTATTTCTCACTATTTTTATGAAAAAAAATTAGGATATGAATCATTGCCAATAATGGATGCATTATTAGCTGAAGAGGAGCGGTTGAAGCCAATACTAGAACAGCAGGATTATAAACATACGAACTTTATACACTTTTCTTACAAAAGTCGTGGACATTATTATGATCAAATAAAGAGATATCTTAATTACTTTTCAATGAGCAATATTCTTTTTATTAATAGTGCGATGCTTTTTAGTCATCCTGAAATTACGCTTCGACGGGTGTTCAACTTTATTGGCGTAGATGATGATTTTTTTGTTAAAGATTTACATGCATGCAATGTCTCTCAGAATAGAACTAAAGTGGCAGCAAATATTTATGAGTATTTAGACAATTACTATTACTCTCAGAATCATTTACTATATAAGTTAATTGGAGAAAACTTTGGATGGTGA
- a CDS encoding condensation domain-containing protein, with protein MTSIVELLDEIRLRNICLWVEEDRLRYRAPKNALPEALLAQIKARKSEIIGFLQHANAQHQTQLPALEKVDRQQSLPLSFAQQRLWFIQQLDPDNTASNMPVVVKFDGLLDIEVLQRSIQTVVQRHEVLRTSFPLDGGQPTVKVEDLQVTLSMVDLLHLPEKDRDAEAYRLATQEARQPFDLINGPLFRCQLFKLQEQQFLCIWNMHCIICDGASSDVFYQDLTQTYQAFKAGQPLSLPELPVQYLDFADWQRQWLQGEALETQLSYWKEILEGKFPALKLPFDAPRPKAKRAYRGDRAAKMLPWTLNQAVLKLGQQVGATQFMILLSAFETLLYRYSSQEQFLINVASAGRGNVETERLVGFFSNTLLFKADLSDNPTFREFLLRVKQSSLAAFAHQDIPFAKVIEEISTDQQTQEALFQVKFALNPPWSKGRGMAAVHLPDLTITSLFGYIYHGETKYDLTLVMREQDEGLGMVFDYNADIFTKETIERMVEHFHTLLQGIVQNPDQPISMLPLLTEGERQVLLSTQSLVKAESTSVCVHQLFEAQVNRQPDAIALTAPNQQWTYQDLNQRANQLAHFLLSVGDITSAPVAIYLERSPEMVLAQLAILKVGGTYIPIEDKLSKCDLDSILTTAKVEIIVTTQNLAEQLETPISKIICLNSLQEKIGTQSHNNIPAFTSCQKDIACVLFDDNVGVKITHAGIILLVQDSRELNLSSSDRLLQWASPMSEVALFELYAALVNGGQIILPSAHQSLTDLGKFIEQHQVTTLVLPMRLFNNLVEHQCKQLKSVRQCLINSDRISPYFIKQFLQTLPSCCLWKIYSTPETSGFVCWQPIHSSFLSLYERQIGSPLANIDTYIFDQNQQLVPCGVEGNLYLGGARVAKGYLNLPCLDSHHCIPNPLKNYDSEQPEYLFFTGERAKCLSDGSIVKMGSGDSGQLLGQSICLQEIETVLTQHPQVKEGKAVGLTDPIENQPSLVAYVVATDHSLTSKDIYCFLKKHLPSHLIPSSFVVIEALPLTPQGEVDIDILPFPSNLTSACEDVKIVAQTPLEHQLKKIWEQVLKVQDVGITDNFFELGGNSLLAMSLAIAIEQQLEKIVPLSSFFQAPTIQELATLLQQERTRSNWRSLIPIQPKGSRPPLFCVHFILRPLTSHFDPDQPIYALRYGIASQTTQSVSDIPQRIELIAAHYIQEMRRLQPTGPYYLMGSSLGGTIAFEMAQQLLQQGEKVALLAIFDSSLWPRPPLKDKHQGLFKYLTKSISGIQNLISYRWRQLQFYIQHNGRYTPNFYWRESRLFKPYYPQFLSSKVLLFHALEEAAKYKDSNWLPQQWEKITDSLETIQMPGDHNGMLQEPHVHAIVQVLQGYIDLNVSRSPSVEKVRQ; from the coding sequence ATGACCTCTATTGTCGAATTGCTAGATGAGATTCGCTTAAGGAATATTTGTCTGTGGGTGGAAGAGGATCGCCTTCGGTATCGAGCCCCCAAAAACGCACTGCCCGAAGCATTATTAGCGCAGATTAAAGCTCGAAAAAGTGAAATCATTGGCTTTTTGCAACACGCGAATGCCCAACATCAAACTCAGTTACCTGCATTAGAGAAAGTTGATCGTCAACAATCGTTACCCCTCTCATTTGCGCAACAAAGACTGTGGTTTATCCAGCAACTAGACCCTGACAATACGGCCAGCAATATGCCAGTGGTGGTCAAATTTGATGGATTACTGGATATTGAGGTGCTGCAGCGTAGTATTCAGACTGTCGTACAACGTCACGAGGTGCTGAGAACGAGTTTTCCACTGGATGGGGGGCAACCCACGGTTAAGGTTGAGGACTTGCAAGTCACTTTATCTATGGTCGATTTACTGCATCTGCCTGAGAAGGATAGAGATGCTGAAGCCTACCGTCTAGCCACTCAAGAAGCTCGGCAACCCTTTGATTTAATCAATGGCCCCCTATTTCGCTGTCAGTTATTTAAGCTGCAGGAGCAACAGTTCTTATGCATTTGGAACATGCATTGCATCATTTGCGATGGTGCTTCTTCAGATGTGTTTTATCAGGACTTAACCCAAACCTATCAGGCCTTCAAGGCTGGCCAGCCCTTGTCTCTACCCGAGCTTCCCGTCCAATATCTTGACTTTGCCGATTGGCAGCGACAATGGTTACAGGGAGAGGCGTTGGAGACGCAGTTAAGTTACTGGAAAGAGATTCTAGAAGGGAAGTTTCCTGCTTTAAAGTTACCTTTTGACGCTCCTCGACCCAAAGCAAAGCGGGCCTACAGGGGAGATCGAGCTGCAAAAATGTTGCCCTGGACCTTAAATCAAGCCGTTTTGAAATTAGGCCAGCAGGTGGGAGCGACCCAGTTTATGATTTTGCTTTCAGCCTTCGAAACATTGCTCTATCGCTACTCTAGCCAAGAGCAGTTTCTGATTAATGTTGCCAGTGCTGGACGAGGCAATGTAGAAACCGAAAGATTAGTCGGCTTTTTCTCCAATACGCTTTTGTTCAAAGCAGATTTGTCTGATAATCCGACGTTCCGGGAGTTTTTATTACGGGTTAAGCAATCTTCCTTAGCAGCATTTGCCCATCAAGATATTCCCTTTGCCAAGGTGATAGAAGAAATCTCCACAGATCAGCAAACGCAAGAGGCTTTATTTCAGGTGAAATTTGCCTTAAATCCGCCCTGGTCCAAGGGCCGGGGAATGGCCGCTGTTCATCTACCCGATCTAACTATCACTTCTTTATTTGGCTATATCTATCATGGCGAAACTAAGTATGACCTGACTCTGGTGATGCGCGAGCAGGATGAAGGTCTAGGAATGGTGTTTGATTACAATGCGGATATTTTTACGAAAGAAACCATTGAGCGGATGGTGGAACATTTTCATACCCTATTGCAGGGGATTGTGCAAAATCCAGATCAACCCATTTCAATGTTGCCCCTTTTGACGGAAGGTGAGCGTCAAGTCCTTTTATCAACTCAGTCATTGGTAAAGGCTGAGTCTACATCAGTTTGCGTTCATCAGCTTTTCGAAGCTCAGGTTAATCGTCAACCAGATGCGATCGCACTGACAGCACCAAATCAACAATGGACCTATCAAGATCTCAATCAACGAGCGAACCAATTGGCCCATTTCCTGTTATCTGTTGGAGATATTACCTCAGCTCCCGTGGCGATTTACCTAGAAAGATCACCAGAGATGGTGTTGGCTCAGCTTGCTATTCTCAAAGTTGGAGGGACCTATATCCCCATCGAGGATAAACTCTCTAAGTGTGATCTTGATAGCATCCTAACGACAGCGAAAGTCGAAATAATCGTCACAACGCAGAACCTTGCAGAACAGCTAGAAACCCCTATCAGCAAAATTATCTGCCTGAATTCTCTTCAAGAGAAGATAGGTACTCAAAGCCACAACAATATCCCCGCCTTTACCTCTTGCCAGAAGGATATCGCTTGTGTGCTTTTTGACGACAATGTTGGCGTCAAAATTACCCATGCGGGGATAATCTTGCTTGTTCAGGATTCAAGAGAGCTGAACCTATCCTCTTCAGATCGCTTGCTTCAATGGGCATCTCCAATGTCTGAAGTGGCACTCTTTGAACTGTATGCAGCCCTCGTTAATGGTGGCCAAATCATTCTGCCATCAGCTCATCAGAGTTTGACAGATCTAGGAAAGTTTATTGAGCAGCATCAAGTCACAACCCTTGTCTTGCCTATGAGATTGTTTAATAATCTCGTCGAACATCAATGTAAACAGTTAAAGTCTGTTCGACAATGCCTAATCAATAGCGATCGGATCTCACCATATTTCATCAAACAGTTTTTACAAACCCTACCATCGTGCTGTCTGTGGAAAATCTATAGTACACCCGAAACCAGTGGCTTTGTCTGTTGGCAACCCATCCATTCGTCTTTTTTATCCCTATATGAGCGCCAAATTGGATCACCTCTAGCCAACATTGACACTTATATTTTTGACCAGAATCAACAACTGGTTCCTTGTGGTGTGGAAGGCAATCTATACCTTGGGGGCGCTAGGGTTGCAAAAGGCTATTTGAACCTACCGTGTTTAGATAGCCATCACTGTATCCCCAACCCATTGAAGAACTACGATTCCGAACAACCAGAATACTTATTTTTCACGGGTGAGCGGGCAAAATGCTTATCAGATGGCTCGATCGTAAAAATGGGGAGTGGCGATTCTGGCCAGCTTTTGGGGCAAAGTATCTGTTTACAGGAGATAGAAACAGTTTTAACACAACACCCACAGGTAAAAGAAGGTAAGGCAGTGGGCTTAACCGATCCCATTGAAAACCAACCCTCGCTCGTCGCTTATGTGGTTGCGACTGACCATAGCCTCACCTCAAAAGATATATATTGCTTCCTCAAAAAACACCTGCCTAGTCATCTCATTCCTTCTAGCTTTGTAGTAATCGAGGCATTACCTCTTACACCACAGGGTGAAGTAGATATAGACATTCTGCCATTTCCTAGCAACCTTACTTCCGCTTGTGAAGACGTCAAGATTGTTGCTCAAACACCGTTAGAACATCAGCTAAAAAAAATTTGGGAGCAAGTTCTGAAGGTTCAAGACGTGGGGATAACAGATAATTTCTTTGAGCTGGGTGGCAATTCCCTATTAGCGATGAGCTTAGCAATTGCTATCGAACAGCAGTTAGAGAAAATTGTGCCACTCTCTTCATTCTTTCAGGCTCCAACGATCCAAGAGTTGGCAACTCTCTTACAACAGGAACGAACCCGGTCAAATTGGCGTTCTCTAATACCAATTCAGCCCAAAGGTAGCCGACCTCCACTCTTTTGCGTGCATTTTATCCTTAGACCCTTAACCAGCCACTTTGACCCTGATCAACCTATCTATGCACTTCGATACGGGATCGCTTCACAAACCACACAAAGTGTTTCAGACATACCGCAACGAATTGAACTAATAGCTGCTCATTATATTCAGGAAATGCGTCGCCTTCAACCAACTGGCCCATACTACTTAATGGGATCATCGCTGGGTGGGACTATTGCATTTGAGATGGCTCAACAACTCCTACAACAGGGCGAGAAAGTTGCCCTTCTAGCTATTTTTGACTCATCATTATGGCCTAGACCTCCCTTGAAAGATAAGCACCAAGGATTATTCAAATATTTAACCAAGAGCATATCTGGCATTCAAAACTTAATTTCCTATCGATGGAGACAACTGCAATTCTATATTCAACATAACGGTAGATATACACCTAATTTTTACTGGAGAGAAAGCCGATTATTTAAGCCCTACTACCCTCAATTTCTCTCTAGCAAAGTTCTTCTATTTCATGCTTTAGAAGAAGCTGCTAAGTACAAAGATTCTAATTGGTTACCGCAACAGTGGGAAAAGATTACGGATAGTCTAGAAACCATCCAGATGCCCGGTGATCACAATGGCATGTTACAAGAGCCACACGTACATGCCATTGTTCAAGTCCTCCAGGGTTATATTGATTTAAATGTATCTAGATCGCCCTCAGTAGAGAAAGTCAGGCAGTAA